A part of Peromyscus leucopus breed LL Stock unplaced genomic scaffold, UCI_PerLeu_2.1 scaffold_146, whole genome shotgun sequence genomic DNA contains:
- the LOC114690486 gene encoding LOW QUALITY PROTEIN: BTB/POZ domain-containing protein 17 (The sequence of the model RefSeq protein was modified relative to this genomic sequence to represent the inferred CDS: inserted 3 bases in 3 codons; deleted 3 bases in 3 codons): protein MLRKGHRKPGSWGSFLATLALVGLVTRAAQKADVGGEAAGTXINHSQMLLQRLQDLLRQGNASDVVLRVQAVGTDEVRAFHTHRLLLELHSELFRELLSNQSEVLLQEPRDCAAVFDKFIRYLYCGELTVLLAQAIPLHRLATKYRVAXLQRGVADYMRCASGGRRGPSCGLYHYASEHRDEALRESCLQFLAWNLSAVAGSAEWSAVSPSCWRSSCSAQTLVLQDELELFHALEAWLGRARPPPXVAEKALRAIRYPMIPPAQLFQLQARSAALARHGPAVADLLLQAYQFHAASPLHYAKFFHVNSSAFLPRNYLAPAWGAPWVINNPARDDRSTSFQTQLGPSGHDAGRRITWNVLFSPRWLPVSLRPVYADAAGTALPAARPEDGRPRLVVTPASSGGDAAGVSFQKTVLVGARHQGRLLVRHAYSFHQSSEEAGDFLAHADLQRRNSEYLVENALHLHLIVKARCYHTLIRTPS from the exons ATGCTTAGGAAAGGCCACCGCAAGCCTGGGTCCTGGGGC AGCTTTCTGGCTACCCTGGCCCTGGTGGGACTGGTCACGCGTGCAG CTCAGAAAGCCGACGTGGGTGGGGAGGCAGCAGGCA TCATCAACCACTCCCAGATGCTGCTCCAGCGACTGCAGGACCTGCTGCGGCAGGGCAACGCCAGCGATGTCGTCCTGCGAGTCCAGGCTGTGGGCACCGACGAGGTCCGAGCCTTCCACACCCACCGCTTGCTGctggagctacacagtgagctttTCCGGGAGCTGCTGAGCAACCAGAGCGAGGTGCTGCTGCAGGAG CCCCGGGACTGCGCGGCTGTCTTTGACAAGTTCATCAG GTACTTGTACTGCGGTGAGCTGACAGTCCTGCTGGCC CAGGCTATCCCGCTGCACAGGCTGGCCACCAAGTACCGGGTGG TCCTGCAGCGAGGTGTGGCTGACTACATGCGTTGCGCATCTGGCGGGAGGCGCGGGCCCAGCTGTGGGCTGTATCACTATGCAAGTGAGCACCGGGATGAGGCTCTGCGTGAGAGCTGCCTGCAGTTCCTGGCTTGGAACCTTTCCGCCGTGGCCGGGAGTGCGGAGTGGAGCGCCGTGAGCCCGAGTTGCTGGCGCAGCTCCTGCAGCGCTCAGACCTTGGTGCTGCAGGATGAGCTGGAGCTGTTCCACGCGTTGGAGGCCTGGCTGGGTCGTGCGCGGCCGCCCC CGGTGGCCGAGAAAGCGCTGCGCGCCATCCGCTACCCCATGATCCCGCCGGCACAGCTGTTCCAGCTGCAGGCGCGCTCGGCCGCGCTGGCGCGCCACGGCCCAGCGGTGGCAGACCTCCTGCTGCAAGCTTACCAGTTCCACGCCGCCTCGCCGCTGCACTATGCCAAGTTCTTCCACGTGAACAGCAGCGCCTTCCTGCCGCGCAACTACCTCGCGCCCGCCTGGGGCGCTCCGTGGGTCATCAACAACCCGGCTCGCGACGACCGCAGCACTAGCTTCCAGACGCAGCTGGGTCCGAGCGGCCACGACGCGGGTCGCCGGATCACCTGGAACGTGCTCTTCTCCCCACGCTGGCTGCCCGTTAGCCTGCGGCCCGTCTACGCGGACGCTGCGGGCACTGCGCTGCCTGCCGCGCGCCCCGAGGACGGAAGGCCACGGCTGGTGGTCACGCCAGCTAGCAGCGGAGGCGATGCGGCGGGTGTGAGCTTCCAGAAGACCGTGCTGGTGGGTGCGCGCCATCAGGGCCGCCTCCTGGTCCGCCACGCCTACAGCTTCCATCAGAGCAGCGAGGAGGCTGGCGACTTCCTGGCCCACGCAGACCTGCAGAGGCGCAACTCAGAGTACCTGGTGGAGAACGCACTGCATCTCCATCTCATTGTCAAGGCCCGGTGTTACCACACCCTCATCAGGACTCCCAGTTAG